From Rutidosis leptorrhynchoides isolate AG116_Rl617_1_P2 chromosome 3, CSIRO_AGI_Rlap_v1, whole genome shotgun sequence, a single genomic window includes:
- the LOC139897699 gene encoding small ribosomal subunit protein uS4y, with protein sequence MVHVSFYRNYGKTFKKPRRPYEKERLDAELKLVGEYGLRCKRELWRVQYALSRIRNAARMLLTLEEKDPRRIFEGEALMRRMNRYGLLDESQNKLDYVLALTVENFLERRLQTLVFKTGMAKSIHHARVLIKQRHIRVGRQVVNVPSFMVRVDSQKHIDFSLTSPFGGGRPGRVKRKNQKAAAKKAAGADAEDDEEE encoded by the exons ATGGTGCACGTTTCATTTTATCGCAACT ATGGGAAAACTTTCAAGAAGCCACGACGCCCATATGAGAAGGAGCGTTTGGATGCTGAGTTAAAGCTTGTTGGTGAATATGGTCTGCGTTGCAAAAGAGAGCTCTGGAGGGTTCAATATGCACTTAGTCGCATTCGTAATGCTGCTAGAATGCTCTTGACCCTTGAAGAGAAGGACCCACGTAGGATATTTGAGGGTGAAGCTCTCATGAGGAGGATGAACCGGTACGGGCTGCTCGATGAGAGCCAGAACAAACTTGATTATGTACTTGCCTTAACCGTTGAGAACTTTCTAGAACGCCGCTTGCAGACACTTGTGTTTAAAACTGGAATGGCTAAGTCTATACACCACGCTAGAGTCCTTATCAAGCAGAGACACATCAG GGTTGGGCGACAAGtggtgaatgtaccatctttcatgGTCAGAGTTGACTCTCAAAAGCACATTGACTTTTCACTTACAAGTCCATTCGGAGGTGGTCGACCCGGAAGAGTAAAGCGAAAGAACCAGAAGGCCGCTGCAAAGAAAGCCGCTGGTGCGGAtgctgaagatgatgaagaagaatga